The proteins below are encoded in one region of Gadus macrocephalus chromosome 14, ASM3116895v1:
- the LOC132472506 gene encoding tripartite motif-containing protein 16-like, with protein sequence MASASSWCEVNFSCSICLEVFKSPVSTPCGHNFCRTCITKFWDDQVQYKCPVCNQIFHTRPDLQVNTFISEMVNQFRTSVPVKEQPCVGPGEVPCDVCTGTQLKAVKSCLVCFISYCQTHLEPHQRVAGLKKHQLVEPMDRLEDRMCNKHYQLLELFCQTEQVCVCLLCTEMDHNSHPVVPLKEEYEVKKAQLGKIESEVQKMIQERKQKIQEIKDTVKCSRADADRVIANGVQVLNALTCCIEKCRADLTQTAEKLKSTEKQAEGLIKELEQEIEELTNRSSEVKQFSHSEDHLHFLQTFMSLKDPPPTRDWTTVEVSHPSYVGILRRSMDQLEETLLMELKKPPVLKSAKTEYACKLTLDPNTAHRRLSLSEDNRKVEVVGKDYSDHPERFDSFSQVLCKEGLTGHCYWEVEWKGRVSIGVTYRGITRKGRSDVSRLGGNNKSWILYCDDDVYSAWYNGTNPAIRVRPAGSNRVRVYLDWPAGTLSFYRVSPDVGGSSSDTLTHIHTFKSPFTHILHPAFVLGTDSSVCLCRL encoded by the exons atggCCTCTGCTTCTTCCTGGTGTGAGGtaaacttttcatgttccatctgtctggaagTGTTCAAAAGCCCAGTTTCtacaccatgtggacacaacttctgtagaacctgtattacaaagtttTGGGATGACCAAGtccagtacaaatgtcctgtttgtaACCAGATTTTCCACACAAGACCTGATTTACAGGTTAACACCTTCATATCAGAGATGGTTAATCAGTTCAGAACCTCTGTACCAGTcaaagagcagccttgtgttggaccaggagaagttccctgtgatgtctgtactgggacccagctgaaggctgtgaagtcctgccttGTGTGTTTTATCTCTTACTGTCAGACGCACCTGGAGCCTCATCAGAGAGTCGCAGGCCTGAAGAAACATcagctggtcgagcctatggaccgtctcgaagacaggatgtgtaataAACACTATCAACTTCTGGaactcttctgccagactgaacaggtgtgtgtgtgtctgttgtgcacaGAGATGGACCACAattcccatcctgttgtacccctaaaggaggaatatgaagtgaaaaaGGCCCAGCTGGGGAAAATAGAGTCTGAGGTCCAGaagatgatccaggagagaaaacaaaaaattCAGGAGATCAAAGACACAGTAAAATGCAGCAGAGCTGACGCAGACCGAGTCATAGCCAATGGTGTCCAGGTCCTCAATGCTTTGACATGCTGCATTGAAAAGTGCCGCGCTGATCTTACCCAAACTGCtgagaaactgaaatccacagagaaacaagctgaaggcctcatcaaagagctagagcaggaaatagaagagctgaccaatagaagctcagaaGTGAAGCAATTCTCACACagtgaagaccacctccacttcctccagaccttcatgtccctgaaggatcctccacccactaGGGACTGGACGACAGTGGAGGTCAGTCATCCGTCCTACGTAGGGATCTTGAGGAGATCcatggatcagctggaggagacactgttaATGGAGTTAAAGAAGCCGCCTGTCTTGAAATCAGCAAAAACTGAAT ATGCCTGTAAACTCACACTGGATCCAAACACAGCCCACAGAAGACTCTCTCTGTCCGAGGACAACAgaaaggtggaggtggttgggaAGGATTATAGTgatcacccagagagatttgacTCCTTTAGCCAGGTGTTGTGTAAAGAGGGTCTGACTGGCCACTGTTACTGGGAAGTAGAGTGGAAAGGACGTGTTtctataggagtgacatacagaggaatcacaaggaaaGGAAGGAGTGATGTAAGCAGGCTTGGAGGGAATAACAAGTCCTGGATACTTTattgtgatgatgatgtttaCTCAGCCTGGTACAATGGTACAAATCCAGCCATACGTGTCCGCCCCGCTGGCTCTAACAGAGTAAGAGTGTATCTGGACTGGCCTGCTGGCACTCtttccttctacagagtgtccccagatgTAGGAGGGtcctcctcagacacactgacacacatccacaccttcaAGTCCCCCTTCACCCATATCCTCCACCCTGCGTTTGTGTTAGGGACTGAttcctcagtgtgtctgtgtcggttgtag